Proteins encoded within one genomic window of Solea senegalensis isolate Sse05_10M linkage group LG11, IFAPA_SoseM_1, whole genome shotgun sequence:
- the sars1 gene encoding serine--tRNA ligase, cytoplasmic isoform X1, with amino-acid sequence MVLDLDQFRTDKGGDPELIRETQRKRFKDVELVDKLVAADTAWRKCRFTADNLNKAKNLCSKSIGEKMKKKEPVGDDDSLPEEAQNLESLTAETLSALTVTQIKKVRLLVDEAVEKGDSERIRLEAERFEYLREIGNLLHPSVPISNDEDADNRVERTWGDCTVQKKYSHVDLVVMIDGFDGERGAIVAGSRGYFLKGPLVFLEQALINYALRILHSKKYTMLYTPFFMRKEVMQEVAQLSQFDEELYKVIGKSSEKSDDGAIDEKYLIATSEQPIAAFLREEWLKPEDLPIRYAGFSTCFRQEVGSHGRDTRGIFRVHQFEKIEQFVYASPHDGKSWEMFDEMIGTAEEFYQSLGIPYRIVNIVSGALNHAASKKLDLEAWFPGSSAFRELVSCSNCTDYQARRLRIRYGQTKKMMDKAEFVHMLNATMCATTRVMCAILENYQTEEGIVIPEKLRDFMPPGLTEIIKFVKPAPIDEEVLKKAKKQEGGGGGGQGGGKKKKKKQGGGGGGDQNLPNAMDNMSVNDS; translated from the exons ATGGTGCTCGACCTGGACCAGTTTCGTACCGACAAAGGCGGCGACCCTGAACTCATCCGCGAGACTCAGAGGAAGAGGTTTAAAGACGTGGAGCTCGTGGACAAACTGGTCGCCGCAGACACAGCGTGGAGAAAAT GTCGCTTCACCGCAGACAACCTCAACAAAGCAAAGAACCTCTGCAGCAAGAGCATTGGGGAGAAAATGAAG AAGAAAGAACCCGTTGGCGACGATGACTCTTTACCCGAAGAAGCACAGAACCTGGAATCTCTCACGGCTGAAACACTATCG GCCCTGACGGTGACCCAGATCAAGAAGGTGCGTTTGTTGGTGGACGAGGCCGTGGAGAAGGGTGACAGTGAGAGGATCAGGCTGGAGGCGGAGCGCTTCGAGTATCTGCGCGAGATCGGCAACCTGCTCCACCCGTCTGTGCCCATCAGCAATGATGAG GATGCAGACAATAGGGTGGAGCGCACCTGGGGCGACTGCACCGTCCAGAAGAAATACTCCCACGTCGACCTGGTAGTCATGATCGACGGCTTTGACGGGGAGAGGGGAGCCATCGTGGCTGGAAGCAGAGGCTACTTTCTGAAG GGGCCGCTGGTTTTCCTGGAGCAGGCACTCATCAACTACGCCTTGAGGATCCTCCACAGCAAGAAGTACACCATGCTCTACACGCCGTTCTTCATGAGGAAAGaggtcatgcaggaagtggCTCAGCTCAGCCAGTTTGACGAGGAGCTGTACAAG GTCATCGGTAAAAGCAGCGAGAAGTCGGACGACGGTGCCATCGACGAGAAGTACCTCATCGCCACCTCGGAGCAGCCCATCGCCGCCTTCCTGAGGGAGGAGTGGCTCAAGCCCGAGGACCTGCCCATCCGCTACGCCGGCTTCTCCACCTGCttcagacaggaagtgggctCCCACGGCCGAGACACCCGCGGCATCTTCAGGGTGCACCAGTTTGAAAAG ATCGAGCAGTTTGTGTACGCCTCCCCTCACGACGGCAAGTCATGGGAGATGTTCGATGAGATGATCGGGACGGCAGAGGAGTTCTACCAGTCGCTGGGAATTCCTTATCGCATCGTGAACATCGTGTCCG GTGCCCTGAATCACGCGGCCAGTAAGAAGCTGGATCTGGAGGCCTGGTTCCCGGGCTCGTCGGCCTTCAGAGAGCTGGTCTCCTGCTCAAACTGCACCGACTACCAGGCCCGACGCCTCCGCATCCGCTACGGACAGACCAAGAAGATGATGGACAAG GCCGAGTTTGTGCACATGCTGAACGCCACCATGTGCGCCACCACGCGCGTCATGTGCGCCATCCTGGAGAACTACCAGACTGAGGAGGGCATCGTCATTCCAGAGAAGCTCCGGGATTTCATGCCTCCAG GTTTGACAGAGATCATTAAGTTCGTGAAGCCTGCGCCGATTGATGAGGAAGTATTGaagaaagcaaagaaacaggaaggaggaggaggaggaggacaaggaggagggaagaagaagaagaagaagcagggaggaggaggaggaggagaccaaaacctgccCAACGCCATGGACAACATGTCCGTCAACGACTCGTAG
- the LOC122777558 gene encoding transmembrane protein 106C-like, protein MGTRWSRSGSSMSLLPERQGCQRWKEDGNCDDDDSLDGLIRREDIAQFPYVEFTGRDSITCPTCQGTGRIPSGQVNELVALIPYSDQRLQPQRTKLYVVLSVVLCLLASSLVAFFLFPRPVVVVDNGIRLVTVHFDHPNMKVLMNMTSTLNFSNPNFFSVLVQSITSQVLYMKTVIGTQQLDDATTILPLSQRQVNYTVSVEIGSSAPYVYAFCTMPSIKVHNIVIFVQTSVKTSYMVRTSQNSLEAYRYIDCGTNTTYHHAARGRRSSAASSSFALL, encoded by the exons ATGGGGACACGGTGGTCTCGGAGCGGCAGCAGCATGTCGCTCCTCCCTGAGAGGCAGGGCTGTCAGCGGTGGAAGGAAGACGGGAACTGCGACGACGACGACTCTCTGGACGGCCTCATCAGGCGGGAGGACATAGCCCAGTTCCCGTACGTGGAGTTCACCGGGAGGGACAGCATAACGTGTCCGACGTGTCAAGGCACGGGACGGATACCTTCAG GTCAAGTGAATGAACTGGTTGCATTGATCCCATACAGCGACCAAAGACTGCAACCACAAAGAAC GAAGCTGTACGTGGTGTTGTCCGTCGTGCTCTGCCTCCTGGCGTCTTCGCTCGTCgccttcttcctcttccctcGCCCGGTGGTCGTGGTGGACAACGGGATACGCTTGGTGACCGTTCACTTTGACCACCCCAACATGAAGGTCCTGATGAACATGACG AGCACGCTGAACTTCAGCAACCCAAACTTCTTCTCCGTGCTGGTCCAGAGCATCACCTCTCAGGTCCTGTACATGAAGACAGTGATTGGGACTCAGCAGCTCGACGACGCCACCACCATCCTGCCACTCAGTCAGAGACAG GTGAACTACACCGTCAGCGTGGAGATTGGCAGCAGCGCCCCCTACGTCTA tgCCTTCTGCACCATGCCCAGCATCAAGGTCCACAACATCGTCATCTTTGTGCA AACGTCGGTGAAAACCTCGTACATGGTGCGAACGTCTCAGAACAGCCTGGAGGCGTATCGCTACATCGACTGCGGCACCAACACCACGTACCACCACGCGGCTCGCGGCCGCCGCTCCTCGGCGGCGTCCTCCAGCTTCGCTCTGCTCTGA
- the LOC122777559 gene encoding PTB domain-containing engulfment adapter protein 1-like, with the protein MSDFSDDDSEISFKVKFIGRVEVVRAAGVQILEEAAQTLKTPDQFSSEKVAKKSKIHLFLSRNGIDLLENKTKYLLYTCPLSTVSFCGVLPSSPKVFGFVAQHPAADMFHCYLFQSKKFSHVLVSVIGDALRASTQEKTTRGGRDLIVEALRHKNKMLQRENTELKRRLAN; encoded by the exons ATGAGCGACTTTTCAGACGATGACTCCGAGATCTCCTTTAAGGTGAAG TTTATCGGGCGAGTGGAGGTTGTTCGTGCTGCTGGTGTTCAGATCCTGGAAGAAGCCGCTCAGACCCTGAAG ACGCCCGATCAATTCTCCTCAGAAAAGGTGGCAAAGAAGAGTAAAATCCACCTCTTCCTGTCTCGAAATGGGATTGACCTGTTGGAAAACAAAACCAAG TATCTGTTGTACACATGTCCCCTCTCCACCGTGTCCTTCTGTGGAGTCCTGCCGTCCTCGCCCAAAGTGTTTGGCTTCGTGGCGCAACACCCTGCAGCCGACATGTTCCACTGCTACCTGTTCCAGAGCAAGAAGTTT TCTCATGTGCTGGTGTCAGTGATTGGCGATGCCCTTCGAGCATCAACGCAGGAGAAGACCACCAGAGGGGGACGAGACCTGATAGTGGAGGCCCTCAGACACAAG aataaaatgctgcagagagaaaatactgagctgaAGAGAAGACTCGCAAACTGA
- the sars1 gene encoding serine--tRNA ligase, cytoplasmic isoform X2, which produces MVLDLDQFRTDKGGDPELIRETQRKRFKDVELVDKLVAADTAWRKCRFTADNLNKAKNLCSKSIGEKMKKEPVGDDDSLPEEAQNLESLTAETLSALTVTQIKKVRLLVDEAVEKGDSERIRLEAERFEYLREIGNLLHPSVPISNDEDADNRVERTWGDCTVQKKYSHVDLVVMIDGFDGERGAIVAGSRGYFLKGPLVFLEQALINYALRILHSKKYTMLYTPFFMRKEVMQEVAQLSQFDEELYKVIGKSSEKSDDGAIDEKYLIATSEQPIAAFLREEWLKPEDLPIRYAGFSTCFRQEVGSHGRDTRGIFRVHQFEKIEQFVYASPHDGKSWEMFDEMIGTAEEFYQSLGIPYRIVNIVSGALNHAASKKLDLEAWFPGSSAFRELVSCSNCTDYQARRLRIRYGQTKKMMDKAEFVHMLNATMCATTRVMCAILENYQTEEGIVIPEKLRDFMPPGLTEIIKFVKPAPIDEEVLKKAKKQEGGGGGGQGGGKKKKKKQGGGGGGDQNLPNAMDNMSVNDS; this is translated from the exons ATGGTGCTCGACCTGGACCAGTTTCGTACCGACAAAGGCGGCGACCCTGAACTCATCCGCGAGACTCAGAGGAAGAGGTTTAAAGACGTGGAGCTCGTGGACAAACTGGTCGCCGCAGACACAGCGTGGAGAAAAT GTCGCTTCACCGCAGACAACCTCAACAAAGCAAAGAACCTCTGCAGCAAGAGCATTGGGGAGAAAATGAAG AAAGAACCCGTTGGCGACGATGACTCTTTACCCGAAGAAGCACAGAACCTGGAATCTCTCACGGCTGAAACACTATCG GCCCTGACGGTGACCCAGATCAAGAAGGTGCGTTTGTTGGTGGACGAGGCCGTGGAGAAGGGTGACAGTGAGAGGATCAGGCTGGAGGCGGAGCGCTTCGAGTATCTGCGCGAGATCGGCAACCTGCTCCACCCGTCTGTGCCCATCAGCAATGATGAG GATGCAGACAATAGGGTGGAGCGCACCTGGGGCGACTGCACCGTCCAGAAGAAATACTCCCACGTCGACCTGGTAGTCATGATCGACGGCTTTGACGGGGAGAGGGGAGCCATCGTGGCTGGAAGCAGAGGCTACTTTCTGAAG GGGCCGCTGGTTTTCCTGGAGCAGGCACTCATCAACTACGCCTTGAGGATCCTCCACAGCAAGAAGTACACCATGCTCTACACGCCGTTCTTCATGAGGAAAGaggtcatgcaggaagtggCTCAGCTCAGCCAGTTTGACGAGGAGCTGTACAAG GTCATCGGTAAAAGCAGCGAGAAGTCGGACGACGGTGCCATCGACGAGAAGTACCTCATCGCCACCTCGGAGCAGCCCATCGCCGCCTTCCTGAGGGAGGAGTGGCTCAAGCCCGAGGACCTGCCCATCCGCTACGCCGGCTTCTCCACCTGCttcagacaggaagtgggctCCCACGGCCGAGACACCCGCGGCATCTTCAGGGTGCACCAGTTTGAAAAG ATCGAGCAGTTTGTGTACGCCTCCCCTCACGACGGCAAGTCATGGGAGATGTTCGATGAGATGATCGGGACGGCAGAGGAGTTCTACCAGTCGCTGGGAATTCCTTATCGCATCGTGAACATCGTGTCCG GTGCCCTGAATCACGCGGCCAGTAAGAAGCTGGATCTGGAGGCCTGGTTCCCGGGCTCGTCGGCCTTCAGAGAGCTGGTCTCCTGCTCAAACTGCACCGACTACCAGGCCCGACGCCTCCGCATCCGCTACGGACAGACCAAGAAGATGATGGACAAG GCCGAGTTTGTGCACATGCTGAACGCCACCATGTGCGCCACCACGCGCGTCATGTGCGCCATCCTGGAGAACTACCAGACTGAGGAGGGCATCGTCATTCCAGAGAAGCTCCGGGATTTCATGCCTCCAG GTTTGACAGAGATCATTAAGTTCGTGAAGCCTGCGCCGATTGATGAGGAAGTATTGaagaaagcaaagaaacaggaaggaggaggaggaggaggacaaggaggagggaagaagaagaagaagaagcagggaggaggaggaggaggagaccaaaacctgccCAACGCCATGGACAACATGTCCGTCAACGACTCGTAG
- the LOC122776862 gene encoding tensin-2-like — translation MFEACNVLYLNSVETESLTGPQAIAKATGATLGRNPRPAATVVQFKVTSQGITLTDSQRRVFFRRHYPVSSVTFSSIDPKDRRWTNSDSTAVKVFGFVAKKPGSLAENVCHVFAELDPEQPASAIVNFINKVMLSQRR, via the exons ATGTTTGAAG CCTGTAACGTCCTCTACCTGAACTCCGTGGAAACCGAGTCTCTGACCGGCCCCCAGGCAATCGCCAAGGCGACGGGCGCCACGCTGGGTCGTAACCCTCGTCCCGCCGCCACCGTCGTCCAGTTCAAGGTGACGTCGCAGGGAATCACACTCACTGACAGCCAACGAAG gGTTTTCTTCAGGAGACATTACCCTGTGAGCAGCGTGACCTTCAGCAGCATCGACCCTAAAGACAGGAG GTGGACTAACTCAGACAGCACCGCTGTTAA AGTTTTCGGTTTCGTAGCGAAGAAGCCCGGCAGCCTGGCGGAGAACGTGTGCCACGTGTTTGCGGAGCTGGACCCCGAACAGCCGGCGTCCGCCATCGTCAACTTCATCAACAAGGTCATGCTGTCGCAGCGCCGCTAG